A window of the Actinobacillus genomosp. 1 genome harbors these coding sequences:
- the tolB gene encoding Tol-Pal system beta propeller repeat protein TolB — MKLKSRLTSIIGVFTLVFSHFAMADSDVVISVDEGVSMAQPIAVVPFKANGGVPADVGQIVADDLRNSGKFTPVERSKLPAQPGSAAEVNSQQWTDIGVDTVVVGQVSPAGGGYNVAYQLVDTLSNPAAVLAQGSFNVPAAQIRQGAHTVSDQVFEKITQIRGAFRTKIAYVVQRGVSSYELRVSDYDGYNAFTVVKSKEPLMSPEWSPEGGKLAYVTFENKKAQVVVHDLRSGSRRVVAALKGHNGAPAFSPDGSRIAFASNQDGELNIYVVGAGGGSPSKLTANAGNNTEPSWSPDGSTIYFTSDRAGSPQVYRMSSSGGGVSPMGGSGSYNAKVSSDGKNLIMIAGDKVVKRDLASGGTEVLSSTFLDESPSISPNGIMVIYSSTKGTSKVLQLVSADGRFKANLPGAGGQFKFPAWSPYLTK; from the coding sequence ATGAAATTAAAATCTCGTTTAACGAGTATTATCGGCGTTTTTACATTAGTTTTTAGCCATTTTGCTATGGCTGATTCCGATGTAGTGATTTCAGTTGATGAGGGCGTCAGTATGGCACAACCTATTGCGGTTGTTCCATTTAAAGCAAATGGCGGAGTACCTGCTGATGTGGGGCAAATCGTTGCTGATGACTTACGTAATAGCGGTAAGTTTACCCCTGTAGAACGTTCTAAATTACCTGCACAGCCCGGTTCGGCTGCAGAAGTGAATTCTCAACAATGGACAGACATCGGGGTAGATACGGTTGTTGTCGGTCAAGTGAGTCCGGCCGGCGGCGGTTATAATGTTGCTTATCAATTAGTTGATACGTTAAGTAATCCGGCTGCAGTGCTTGCACAAGGTTCTTTTAATGTACCAGCAGCGCAGATTCGTCAAGGTGCGCATACAGTAAGTGACCAAGTATTTGAAAAAATCACACAGATTCGCGGTGCATTCAGAACAAAAATTGCATATGTGGTACAACGTGGTGTATCATCATACGAATTGCGCGTATCCGATTATGACGGTTATAATGCTTTTACGGTAGTGAAAAGTAAAGAACCGTTAATGTCGCCGGAGTGGTCGCCGGAAGGTGGTAAACTGGCCTATGTAACTTTTGAGAATAAAAAAGCTCAAGTGGTGGTACATGACTTGCGTTCCGGTTCTCGTCGTGTAGTGGCGGCGTTAAAAGGACATAATGGTGCGCCAGCATTCTCTCCTGACGGTTCACGTATTGCATTTGCGTCAAACCAAGACGGTGAGTTGAATATTTATGTTGTTGGTGCAGGTGGCGGTTCTCCATCGAAATTAACAGCGAATGCGGGAAATAATACCGAGCCGAGTTGGTCTCCTGACGGTAGTACAATCTACTTTACTTCAGACCGAGCTGGTTCGCCGCAAGTGTATAGAATGAGTTCATCAGGCGGTGGCGTAAGCCCTATGGGCGGTAGCGGTAGCTATAACGCTAAAGTATCGTCTGATGGTAAGAATTTAATCATGATTGCCGGTGATAAAGTTGTAAAACGTGATCTTGCTTCGGGTGGCACGGAAGTTTTAAGTTCAACGTTTTTAGATGAAAGTCCAAGTATTTCGCCAAATGGTATTATGGTTATCTATAGCTCTACCAAAGGTACGAGCAAAGTGCTACAATTGGTGTCCGCAGATGGCCGTTTCAAAGCTAACTTGCCGGGAGCAGGTGGACAATTCAAGTTTCCTGCTTGGTCACCGTATTTGACTAAATAA
- the pal gene encoding peptidoglycan-associated lipoprotein Pal, giving the protein MKKLAKVLMIAAPAFVLAACSSSSDNANANANANGAAGQFGGMTAQDLQTRYNTVYFGFDSYAVEGEYQQLLDAHAAYLTSANGKVTVAGHADERGTPEYNIALGQRRADAVKNYLATKGANQVSTVSYGEEKPAVLGHTEADYAKNRRAVLEY; this is encoded by the coding sequence ATGAAAAAACTAGCAAAAGTATTGATGATTGCGGCACCAGCATTCGTATTAGCAGCTTGCAGCAGCTCATCAGACAATGCAAACGCAAACGCTAACGCAAATGGCGCAGCAGGCCAATTTGGCGGTATGACAGCACAAGATTTACAAACTCGTTACAACACTGTGTACTTCGGTTTCGACAGCTATGCGGTTGAAGGTGAGTACCAACAACTTTTAGATGCACACGCTGCATACTTAACATCAGCAAACGGTAAAGTAACAGTTGCTGGTCACGCTGACGAACGTGGTACTCCAGAGTACAACATCGCGTTAGGTCAACGTCGTGCAGATGCAGTTAAAAACTACTTAGCAACTAAAGGTGCTAACCAAGTTTCAACTGTTTCTTACGGTGAAGAAAAACCAGCTGTGTTAGGTCACACTGAAGCTGACTACGCTAAAAACCGTCGTGCAGTATTAGAATACTAA
- a CDS encoding DMT family transporter, giving the protein MMNFWNRISPLVKGIICILFSALGFSLMALFMRLAGELPLAEKAIFRNAITALISGYIIWRNKQSFLGQSENRTILLLRSITGLLGILCGVYIIDHLVLSDVDMIGKLTSFILIILSAIFLKEKASLVQWGLCLLAFVGALFIIKPALEIRFLPYFVGIIGAIFAALAYLCLRVLGQRSKPETSNTIVFFFSAFSTIVLLPFVFLDFVPITAIQINYLVLSGMTATVGQFCVTLAYKYAAAKDISIYSYASVLFSALLGALIFEQFPDGWSILGYLIVFISGLLMFMFTRTNRKI; this is encoded by the coding sequence ATGATGAACTTTTGGAATCGCATTTCCCCCTTAGTTAAGGGAATTATTTGTATTTTATTCTCCGCATTAGGTTTTTCTCTAATGGCTCTTTTTATGCGTTTAGCCGGAGAGCTACCGCTAGCAGAGAAAGCGATTTTCCGTAATGCAATTACAGCTTTAATTAGCGGTTATATAATTTGGCGAAACAAACAATCCTTTTTAGGGCAATCGGAAAACAGAACAATATTGTTGTTACGTTCCATTACCGGACTACTCGGTATTTTATGCGGAGTTTATATTATTGATCACTTGGTATTAAGTGATGTGGATATGATTGGTAAACTCACGTCCTTTATTTTAATCATTTTGTCGGCTATTTTTTTAAAAGAAAAGGCTTCTTTAGTACAATGGGGATTATGCTTATTGGCATTTGTCGGTGCGCTATTTATTATTAAACCTGCTTTGGAAATTCGATTTTTGCCGTATTTTGTCGGGATAATCGGGGCAATTTTTGCGGCGTTGGCTTATCTTTGCTTACGCGTTTTAGGGCAGAGAAGCAAGCCGGAAACTTCAAATACTATTGTATTCTTCTTTTCCGCATTTTCTACCATCGTGTTATTGCCATTTGTTTTTTTAGATTTCGTCCCCATAACTGCAATTCAAATCAATTATTTAGTCTTATCCGGTATGACCGCAACGGTCGGTCAGTTCTGTGTGACATTGGCATATAAGTATGCGGCGGCCAAGGATATTTCGATTTACAGCTATGCTTCCGTATTATTTAGCGCATTGCTTGGTGCTCTTATATTCGAACAATTTCCGGACGGCTGGAGTATTTTGGGGTATTTAATTGTCTTTATTTCCGGCTTACTGATGTTTATGTTTACGAGAACAAATAGAAAGATTTAA
- the djlA gene encoding co-chaperone DjlA, with protein MQFIGKIIGFFIGYKLFGGIFGGLLGLFIGHLADKKLYELGSVRSSVFGKNLTRQSLFTQTTFAVLGHIAKAKGRVTEDDIHLARQLMVRLKLDANAQQLAQQAFTLGKEADFPLRQVIQEFREACGQRADLLRFFVEVQMQAALQDGQLDSNEQQILFTIAETMGMSRFQFEQMIAMVMAAQQFRSGSFYQEQYQQQSGSSHQSQGNYGGYRPSGPNVQDAYTVLGVSENDDQNTVKRAYRKLMNEHHPDKLAAKGLPDEMMELAKEKAQQIQAAYDLICKTKGWK; from the coding sequence ATGCAATTTATTGGAAAAATTATCGGCTTTTTTATTGGCTATAAGTTATTCGGTGGTATTTTTGGCGGTTTACTTGGATTATTTATCGGGCATTTGGCCGATAAAAAACTTTATGAATTAGGCTCGGTTCGTTCATCCGTTTTCGGTAAAAATCTTACCCGCCAGTCATTATTTACTCAAACCACATTTGCAGTGTTGGGACATATTGCTAAGGCAAAAGGTCGAGTGACGGAAGATGATATTCATTTGGCGCGTCAATTAATGGTGCGTCTTAAGTTAGATGCAAATGCTCAACAGCTCGCCCAACAAGCATTTACTTTAGGTAAAGAGGCTGATTTTCCTTTGCGTCAAGTCATTCAGGAATTTAGAGAGGCTTGCGGTCAGCGTGCCGATTTATTACGTTTCTTCGTTGAAGTACAAATGCAAGCGGCATTGCAAGACGGGCAGTTAGACTCGAATGAGCAGCAAATTTTATTTACCATTGCCGAAACGATGGGGATGAGTCGTTTCCAATTCGAGCAAATGATTGCAATGGTAATGGCCGCACAACAATTTCGTTCCGGTAGTTTTTATCAAGAACAATATCAACAACAGAGCGGCTCATCTCATCAGTCACAAGGAAATTATGGCGGCTACCGTCCAAGTGGCCCGAATGTTCAAGATGCCTATACGGTATTGGGCGTGTCGGAAAATGATGATCAGAATACGGTTAAACGTGCTTATCGTAAATTAATGAATGAGCATCATCCGGATAAATTGGCAGCAAAAGGTTTACCGGATGAAATGATGGAGCTGGCAAAAGAAAAAGCACAACAAATTCAAGCGGCTTACGATTTGATTTGTAAGACCAAAGGTTGGAAGTAA
- the dusC gene encoding tRNA dihydrouridine(16) synthase DusC produces MNNIPKVILAPMQGVLDPFVRKLLTAVNDYDLCISEFVRVVDQKLPKKAFYRLAPELLQDGLTDSGTPVRVQLLGQHPQWLAENAQLAIELGSHGVDLNCGCPSKTVNGSNGGASLLKDPDLIYRATKAMREAVPQDQIVSVKVRLGWDSADQCFEIADAVVQGGADEITVHGRTKQDGYRAERINWQAIGEIQKCLSIPVIANGEIWDFESAKNCQNMTACSSLMIGRGALNKPNLSRVVKFNQPKMAWNEVLQLLFQYVNMENEHDSGFYHVARIKQWLHYLDKEYPEAKDLFQILKTEHGYDGLKAHIERAVNQEI; encoded by the coding sequence ATGAATAATATACCCAAAGTTATTTTAGCACCTATGCAAGGTGTGCTTGATCCCTTTGTTCGAAAGTTACTCACCGCCGTAAATGATTACGATCTATGTATTTCCGAATTTGTGCGAGTGGTGGATCAAAAATTGCCGAAGAAAGCGTTTTATCGCCTTGCGCCCGAATTATTGCAAGACGGTTTAACCGATTCGGGAACGCCTGTGCGAGTACAGTTGTTGGGGCAACATCCGCAATGGCTGGCAGAAAATGCTCAGTTGGCGATTGAGTTGGGCTCGCACGGAGTAGATTTGAATTGCGGCTGTCCGTCTAAAACGGTAAACGGCAGTAATGGCGGGGCATCATTGCTAAAAGACCCGGATTTGATTTATCGTGCAACCAAAGCAATGCGAGAAGCGGTTCCACAGGATCAGATCGTTTCGGTGAAAGTACGTTTAGGCTGGGATTCGGCAGATCAATGTTTTGAAATTGCTGATGCGGTGGTACAAGGCGGTGCAGATGAAATTACCGTACACGGTCGTACTAAACAAGACGGCTATCGAGCGGAACGAATTAATTGGCAGGCAATCGGCGAAATCCAAAAATGCCTTTCGATTCCTGTGATTGCCAATGGCGAAATCTGGGATTTTGAATCTGCAAAAAATTGTCAAAATATGACCGCTTGTTCGAGTTTAATGATCGGACGAGGTGCATTAAACAAGCCGAACCTCAGCCGAGTGGTGAAATTTAATCAGCCTAAAATGGCATGGAATGAAGTACTGCAATTGCTGTTTCAATATGTAAATATGGAAAATGAGCATGACTCGGGCTTTTATCATGTTGCACGTATCAAGCAATGGCTACATTATTTGGATAAAGAATATCCGGAAGCCAAAGATTTGTTCCAAATACTTAAAACGGAACACGGCTATGACGGGCTAAAAGCGCATATTGAACGAGCGGTAAATCAAGAGATTTAA
- a CDS encoding YcjF family protein produces MKKQIFSEQEVTTEQQFVAKQEFEASEDIQIEEEYQEVEAELIVEESLKPSRFWVRVLLFALGLFSIAVIAQSVQWLIDTFQASQWIYFAFAIVFALISLTGVVAIIGEWRKLVFLRHHQQQQQVSEQLLLAELSTTSGEKAVSFCNEVVANLKNVPSVQHSQQRWQSQLNEAYNAKEVLYLFSETVLTPLDKQVKKMISKSATENAIIVAVSPLAVVDVLIVAWRNIALVNKISKTYGMQLGYFSRLKLFKMVLTNMVFAGATEVVSDVGMEFFSQNLTAKLSLRAAQGIGVGLLTARLGIKAMEFCRPVAFQAGEKPKLSAIRQQLLTSVKNTIFAKAEEKVSEKV; encoded by the coding sequence ATGAAGAAACAAATATTTAGTGAACAAGAAGTCACAACCGAACAACAATTTGTGGCGAAACAGGAATTTGAGGCTTCGGAAGATATTCAAATTGAAGAGGAATATCAAGAGGTTGAGGCGGAATTAATTGTTGAAGAAAGCCTAAAGCCGTCGCGTTTTTGGGTAAGAGTATTACTGTTTGCGTTGGGATTGTTTAGCATTGCCGTGATTGCACAAAGTGTACAATGGCTAATTGATACCTTCCAAGCTAGTCAATGGATTTATTTTGCTTTTGCAATTGTGTTTGCCTTAATCAGTTTAACCGGCGTGGTTGCGATTATCGGCGAATGGCGGAAGTTAGTTTTTTTACGTCATCATCAGCAACAACAGCAAGTAAGCGAACAATTACTTTTAGCAGAACTCTCAACGACAAGCGGTGAAAAAGCGGTAAGTTTTTGCAATGAGGTTGTAGCGAATTTAAAAAATGTGCCAAGCGTACAACATTCGCAACAGCGTTGGCAAAGCCAATTAAATGAGGCTTACAATGCAAAAGAAGTACTTTACCTATTTAGTGAAACTGTGCTCACACCGCTTGATAAGCAAGTGAAAAAAATGATTTCAAAAAGTGCGACTGAAAATGCAATTATCGTAGCGGTTAGCCCGTTAGCCGTTGTGGATGTGTTGATAGTCGCATGGCGAAATATTGCATTGGTTAATAAAATTAGTAAAACCTACGGTATGCAATTAGGTTATTTCAGCCGTTTGAAATTATTCAAGATGGTATTAACCAATATGGTGTTTGCCGGTGCAACTGAAGTGGTGAGCGATGTCGGTATGGAATTCTTCTCACAAAATCTAACCGCTAAACTTTCGTTACGTGCCGCACAGGGCATTGGTGTAGGTTTACTTACTGCAAGATTAGGCATTAAAGCGATGGAGTTTTGCCGTCCGGTTGCTTTCCAAGCGGGCGAAAAACCGAAACTTTCTGCCATTCGCCAACAATTATTAACTTCGGTTAAAAACACGATTTTTGCGAAAGCTGAAGAAAAGGTGAGTGAGAAGGTATAG
- a CDS encoding ABC transporter ATP-binding protein — protein MIFFTDLILKRGQSVLLENTSVTIHTGQKVGLVGKNGCGKSSLFALVKGELQPEGGDVSLPKNWAISWVNQETPALEISALDYVIQGDREYTGLMSQLEKANQENNGNQIAMIHTQLDTIDAWTIQARAATLLNGLGFTNEQLALPVKSFSGGWRMRLNLAQALICRSDLLLLDEPTNHLDLDAVIWLEKWLTNYRGTLLLISHDRDFLDPIIDRVIHIENQQLNDYTGNYTSFEIQRATKISQQNAAYAQQQRKVAHLQSFIDRFKAKATKAKQAQSRIKALEKMELIAPAYADSPFEFEFRPPLALPSPLLMMEKASAGYGDKTILESVKLNLVPGSRIGLLGRNGAGKSTLIKLLAGELAPQTGHIQLAKGVQLGYFAQHQVDTLRFDESPLWHLQKIAPELTEQEVRNYLGGFDFKGDKVKQNVGSFSGGEKARLVLALIVWQRPNLLLLDEPTNHLDLEMRQALTDALTYYEGSLVVVSHDRHLLRSTVNEFYLVHDKKVEEFKGDLEDYQKWLNEQNALEAAKNSGNSTACTEEKADNSAANRKEQKRLEAELRQQTAPLRKKITQLEKDLEKASEKLNQFEALLASSEIYEAENKAQLTETLAKQIEAKKAVEEIEMEWLDCQEQLEVLLG, from the coding sequence ATGATTTTTTTCACCGATCTTATCTTAAAACGTGGACAATCCGTCCTTTTAGAAAATACCTCCGTCACCATTCATACCGGTCAAAAAGTTGGACTGGTCGGCAAAAACGGTTGTGGTAAATCTTCACTTTTCGCTTTAGTGAAAGGTGAATTACAACCGGAAGGCGGCGATGTTTCTCTGCCGAAAAACTGGGCGATTTCTTGGGTAAATCAAGAAACACCGGCACTTGAAATTTCCGCATTGGATTATGTAATCCAAGGTGATCGCGAATATACCGGTTTAATGAGCCAATTAGAAAAAGCCAATCAAGAAAACAATGGTAACCAAATTGCGATGATTCACACCCAGCTGGATACGATTGACGCATGGACGATTCAAGCCCGTGCAGCAACCTTGTTAAACGGTTTAGGCTTCACTAACGAACAACTTGCTTTACCGGTAAAATCATTCTCGGGCGGTTGGCGTATGCGTTTGAATTTAGCACAAGCGTTGATCTGCCGTTCTGATTTGCTGTTACTTGATGAACCAACTAACCACTTGGATTTAGATGCGGTGATCTGGCTGGAAAAATGGCTGACCAATTATCGAGGTACGCTATTGCTCATTTCCCATGACCGAGATTTTCTTGATCCGATAATTGATCGCGTGATTCATATCGAAAATCAGCAGCTAAATGATTACACCGGTAACTACACTTCATTTGAAATTCAACGAGCAACCAAAATCTCGCAACAAAATGCCGCTTATGCACAACAGCAACGTAAAGTTGCTCATTTACAAAGCTTTATCGACCGTTTTAAAGCCAAAGCAACCAAAGCGAAGCAGGCACAAAGCCGTATCAAAGCATTGGAAAAAATGGAACTGATTGCGCCGGCTTATGCGGATAGCCCGTTTGAATTTGAATTCCGTCCGCCGCTCGCTTTGCCAAGCCCGTTATTAATGATGGAAAAAGCCAGCGCAGGTTATGGTGACAAAACCATTTTAGAATCGGTTAAGTTAAATTTAGTGCCCGGCTCACGTATCGGTTTACTCGGGCGAAATGGCGCGGGTAAATCCACGCTGATTAAATTACTCGCCGGCGAATTAGCTCCGCAAACCGGACATATTCAATTAGCTAAAGGTGTGCAATTAGGTTATTTCGCTCAACATCAAGTGGATACATTACGCTTTGATGAAAGTCCGTTATGGCATTTACAAAAAATTGCGCCGGAACTAACCGAACAAGAGGTGCGTAATTATTTAGGAGGCTTTGATTTTAAAGGCGACAAAGTAAAACAAAATGTCGGCTCGTTTTCCGGCGGAGAAAAAGCCCGTTTAGTGTTAGCGTTAATTGTATGGCAACGCCCAAATTTACTGTTGTTGGACGAACCGACCAACCATTTAGATTTAGAAATGCGTCAAGCACTCACCGATGCGCTCACTTATTATGAAGGCTCGCTAGTAGTGGTTTCGCACGATCGTCATTTATTGCGTAGTACGGTAAATGAATTTTATCTAGTACATGATAAAAAAGTGGAAGAGTTTAAAGGCGATCTGGAGGATTACCAAAAATGGCTGAACGAGCAAAATGCGCTTGAAGCTGCAAAAAATTCGGGAAATTCGACCGCTTGTACAGAGGAAAAAGCAGATAATAGTGCGGCAAATCGTAAGGAGCAGAAGCGTTTAGAGGCGGAGTTACGCCAACAAACCGCACCATTACGCAAAAAGATCACACAGTTAGAGAAAGATCTTGAAAAAGCGAGTGAAAAGCTAAATCAGTTCGAAGCATTACTGGCTTCAAGCGAGATCTATGAAGCGGAAAATAAAGCGCAACTAACAGAAACGCTCGCAAAGCAAATCGAAGCAAAAAAAGCCGTTGAAGAAATCGAAATGGAATGGCTAGACTGCCAAGAACAGCTTGAGGTATTGCTCGGCTAA
- the moeA gene encoding molybdopterin molybdotransferase MoeA gives MALLPLSEALANMLERLPSPTKIENLPLNQCANRILAEDIFSPINVPSFDNSAMDGYACRLADLAQFEYLTVAGKSFAGNPFNGEVKAGECVRIMTGAMVPADCDVVVMQEEAEVETLTSGQILVKFCKMPKLGQNIRRIGEDVKQDASVLAKGSLLNVTTLPLLASLGIAQVPVFSRLKVAILSTGDELTSVGQLLEQGKIYDTNRFAVRLMLEKLNCEILDFGILPDEPAVFEQTFTQAQQQADVLITSGGVSVGEADFTKEVLEKLGEIGFWKIAMKPGKPFAFGKLQHAWFFGLPGNPVSALVTFYQLVQPALAKLAGVNAERIANLTQNLTAIADTNLKKMVGRQDFQRGFYYVNQQGEVAVRPVGSQGSHIFSAFYESNCFIVLEAERGNVNAGEKVTIQPFNSLLR, from the coding sequence ATGGCATTACTTCCTTTATCCGAAGCGTTAGCCAATATGTTGGAACGCTTACCTTCCCCGACTAAAATCGAAAATTTACCGCTAAATCAATGTGCCAATCGTATTTTGGCAGAAGATATTTTTTCCCCGATTAACGTGCCTAGTTTTGATAATTCCGCAATGGATGGCTATGCGTGTCGTTTAGCGGATCTTGCTCAATTTGAATACTTAACCGTTGCCGGTAAATCTTTTGCCGGTAATCCGTTTAACGGCGAAGTAAAAGCCGGCGAATGTGTTCGCATTATGACTGGGGCGATGGTGCCGGCAGACTGTGATGTAGTGGTGATGCAAGAAGAAGCGGAAGTAGAGACACTTACAAGCGGTCAAATTTTAGTGAAATTTTGCAAAATGCCGAAGCTTGGGCAAAACATTCGCCGAATCGGTGAAGATGTAAAACAAGATGCATCGGTATTGGCAAAAGGCAGTTTATTAAATGTAACCACTTTGCCGTTGTTAGCTTCGTTAGGTATTGCGCAAGTGCCGGTATTTAGCCGTTTAAAAGTGGCGATTCTTTCCACCGGCGATGAATTAACTTCGGTTGGTCAGCTGCTAGAACAAGGTAAAATTTATGATACCAATCGTTTTGCGGTGCGTTTAATGTTAGAAAAACTGAATTGTGAGATTTTGGATTTTGGTATTTTACCGGATGAGCCTGCGGTGTTTGAACAAACATTCACTCAAGCGCAACAGCAAGCGGACGTATTAATTACCAGCGGCGGTGTGTCGGTCGGTGAAGCGGATTTCACCAAAGAGGTGTTAGAAAAACTGGGTGAAATCGGTTTTTGGAAAATTGCGATGAAACCGGGCAAACCGTTTGCTTTCGGTAAATTGCAACACGCTTGGTTCTTCGGTTTACCGGGTAATCCGGTTTCCGCTTTAGTCACCTTTTACCAACTGGTGCAACCAGCATTAGCTAAATTAGCCGGTGTAAATGCCGAACGCATCGCAAATCTTACCCAAAATTTAACCGCTATAGCGGATACGAATTTGAAAAAAATGGTGGGACGACAAGATTTCCAACGCGGTTTCTATTATGTGAATCAACAGGGCGAAGTAGCGGTTCGTCCGGTCGGTTCGCAAGGTTCGCATATTTTCAGTGCCTTTTACGAAAGTAATTGCTTTATCGTATTAGAAGCGGAACGAGGCAATGTGAATGCCGGTGAAAAAGTGACGATTCAGCCGTTTAACAGTTTATTGAGATAG
- the moeB gene encoding molybdopterin-synthase adenylyltransferase MoeB: MELSDQEMLRYNRQIILKSVDFDGQEKLKASRVLIVGLGGLGCSAAQYLASAGVGHLILVDFDEVSLSNLQRQILHTDANIGQPKVESAKMRLSQINPHINLEAVNKQCSDAEFAELIERVDLVVDCTDNVTVRNQLNLQCFAQKRPLVSGSAIRFEGQISVFTYAENEPCYSCLSQLFGDGTLSCVEAGVIAPIVGVVGSLQALEAIKLLLNIGKSLSGKLLMIDGLHFSVREMKLPKLQNCEICCG, translated from the coding sequence ATGGAACTTAGCGATCAGGAAATGTTGCGCTATAACCGTCAAATTATTTTAAAAAGTGTGGATTTTGACGGACAAGAAAAGCTAAAAGCCAGCCGTGTATTGATTGTCGGGCTGGGCGGCTTGGGTTGTAGTGCCGCGCAATATTTAGCTTCAGCCGGTGTCGGGCATTTGATCTTGGTTGATTTTGATGAGGTCTCATTATCCAATTTACAGCGCCAAATTTTGCATACGGATGCCAATATCGGTCAGCCTAAAGTGGAATCGGCAAAAATGCGTTTAAGCCAAATCAATCCGCATATTAATCTTGAAGCGGTTAATAAACAATGTAGTGATGCCGAATTTGCCGAGTTGATTGAGCGAGTGGATTTAGTGGTGGACTGTACCGATAATGTTACGGTGAGAAATCAGCTGAATTTACAATGTTTTGCGCAAAAAAGACCGCTTGTTTCCGGCTCGGCAATTCGCTTTGAAGGGCAAATTTCAGTCTTTACTTATGCGGAAAACGAGCCTTGTTATAGCTGTTTGAGTCAATTATTCGGTGACGGCACTTTAAGCTGTGTGGAAGCCGGCGTGATTGCACCGATTGTCGGTGTGGTCGGCAGTTTGCAGGCGTTGGAAGCGATTAAATTATTGTTGAATATCGGCAAAAGTCTCTCCGGAAAATTATTGATGATTGACGGCTTACATTTTTCAGTAAGGGAAATGAAGCTACCAAAACTTCAAAATTGTGAGATTTGTTGTGGATAG